The genomic region AGCCCTACATCTTCGGGCTCCGGGGCGGTGTCTACATCATCGATCTGCAGAAGACCCTCGTGCTCTTCCGGGAGGCCCTGAACTTCGTCCATGACCTGGCCGCCGCGGGGAAGACGATCCTCTTCGTGGGCACCAAGCGCCAGGCCCAGGAAATCATCGTCCGCGAGGCCGCCCGCTGCGAGATGTACTACATCCACCAGCGCTGGCTGGGTGGATTGATGACCAACTGGAACACGGTGAAAAAGTCCGTCGACAAGATGCGGACCCTGGAAAACGCCGAGTCCGATCCCCGTTTCGCTCACCTGACCAAGAAGGAGCGCCTCGGCCTGATCAAAAAGCGTTCCCGGCTCGAGCACGTGCTGGCGGGAATCAAGGAGATGACGCGACGACCGGATGCCCTCTTCGTGGTCGATACCCGTCGGGAGCACATCGCGGTGGCCGAGGCCAACCGGCTGAAGATCCCGGTCATCGGCCTGATCGACACCAACGCCGACCCGAACAACATCGATTTTCCGATTCCGGCCAACGACGATGCGATCCGTTCCATCGAACTGTTCGCGACGAAGATCGCCGACGCCATCATCGAGGGGCGCAACCAGTGGCGGGCCAGCCGGCCCGAGCGCTCGTCGCGCTCTCCCCGGCGCCGT from Acidobacteriota bacterium harbors:
- the rpsB gene encoding 30S ribosomal protein S2; the protein is MEKNLSVSLRELLEAGAHFGHQKAHWDPRMKPYIFGLRGGVYIIDLQKTLVLFREALNFVHDLAAAGKTILFVGTKRQAQEIIVREAARCEMYYIHQRWLGGLMTNWNTVKKSVDKMRTLENAESDPRFAHLTKKERLGLIKKRSRLEHVLAGIKEMTRRPDALFVVDTRREHIAVAEANRLKIPVIGLIDTNADPNNIDFPIPANDDAIRSIELFATKIADAIIEGRNQWRASRPERSSRSPRRRGAAGREGAAPAKAPTEPAPAAPAGAEEAAPPPAAPEPAPEAEA